In the Staphylococcus sp. IVB6240 genome, one interval contains:
- a CDS encoding cation transporter: MAKHTIAVEGMSCDHCKKTVETAVKENKDVVSVVATPAEDKVDVELSDDAALDQVKQLIYDVGYDVK, translated from the coding sequence ATGGCTAAACATACAATTGCAGTAGAAGGTATGAGTTGTGATCATTGCAAAAAAACAGTAGAAACAGCAGTAAAAGAAAACAAAGATGTTGTGTCAGTCGTTGCAACACCAGCAGAAGATAAGGTGGATGTTGAATTATCAGATGACGCTGCATTAGATCAAGTAAAACAATTAATCTATGATGTAGGTTACGACGTTAAATAG
- the csoR gene encoding copper-sensing transcriptional repressor CsoR, whose product MIEHANHSEVTKRNLQSRLNRIEGQVRAINRMIEEDVYCDDVLTQIRATRSALNSVASKLLEHHMKGCILHKVEGGNEQEAMDELLVTFQKLMKD is encoded by the coding sequence ATGATAGAACATGCGAATCATTCTGAAGTGACAAAACGCAATTTGCAATCCCGTTTAAATCGCATTGAAGGTCAAGTGCGTGCAATTAATCGTATGATTGAAGAAGATGTTTATTGTGATGATGTCTTAACACAAATTCGTGCTACGAGATCGGCTTTAAATAGTGTAGCTTCGAAATTGTTAGAACATCATATGAAAGGGTGTATTTTGCATAAAGTTGAAGGTGGGAATGAGCAAGAAGCAATGGATGAATTGCTTGTGACATTCCAAAAGTTGATGAAAGATTAG
- a CDS encoding heavy metal-associated domain-containing protein — protein MHSKVWLSGLSSEEQKQQLESRLRDMIGVETAEVDIDKQIVILTYETPANLNTLEKEIYDAGYTVINSYKGED, from the coding sequence GTGCACAGCAAAGTATGGTTATCAGGTCTCTCGAGTGAGGAGCAAAAGCAACAGCTTGAATCGCGCCTGAGAGATATGATTGGTGTTGAAACGGCAGAGGTCGACATCGACAAGCAAATTGTGATTTTGACGTATGAAACCCCAGCCAATCTAAACACATTAGAAAAAGAAATTTATGATGCAGGTTACACTGTTATTAATTCATATAAAGGAGAAGATTAA
- the thiE gene encoding thiamine phosphate synthase, which yields MTFDRKQLRVYFIAGTQDVKKGNLDDILESALKAGITMFQFREKGPSALTGEAKKEKALALQKLCKAYQVPFIVNDDVDLALEIDADGIHVGQDDAEVQSFYAQAGDKIIGLSVSNFEEYDQSDLTHVDYIGVGPVYRTQSKSDAKQAGGIEMIRRMRRYDEEIPIVAIGGITEENMASIINNGADGVATISSITQSDNIERSVSRYLHYFK from the coding sequence ATGACATTTGATCGTAAACAATTACGTGTTTACTTTATTGCGGGGACGCAAGACGTAAAAAAAGGAAACTTAGATGACATCCTTGAATCAGCATTAAAAGCAGGTATTACGATGTTTCAATTCCGTGAAAAAGGGCCTTCAGCTCTGACTGGAGAGGCTAAAAAGGAAAAAGCATTAGCACTTCAAAAACTTTGTAAAGCCTATCAAGTGCCATTTATTGTCAATGATGATGTTGATTTAGCATTGGAAATTGATGCAGATGGTATTCATGTAGGACAAGATGATGCAGAAGTTCAAAGTTTTTATGCGCAAGCAGGGGATAAAATCATCGGTTTGAGCGTAAGTAATTTTGAAGAATATGATCAATCGGACCTAACACATGTAGATTATATCGGTGTTGGTCCTGTTTATAGAACACAATCAAAAAGTGATGCCAAACAAGCAGGTGGTATTGAAATGATTCGTCGTATGCGCCGCTATGATGAGGAAATTCCAATTGTTGCGATAGGTGGTATTACTGAAGAAAATATGGCTTCTATTATTAATAATGGTGCGGATGGGGTTGCAACGATTTCTTCAATTACACAAAGTGATAATATTGAAAGATCTGTGTCACGCTACTTGCATTATTTTAAATAA
- the cls gene encoding cardiolipin synthase, which produces MSDLLLSLFADGNAVVNIILIGLFFLNLTFVFTIIFMERRSAESIWAWLLVLGLFPILGFVLYLLFGRQIQRKSLFKLDEEDKVGLERLVNEQLEELKAGTFDPNNPHMKYYSHMIQMLLYNNAAFYTNDNQIKLFTDGHDKFERLKEDIRQAKSYIHIQYYIFRKDLLGQEILSLLEEKLEQGLEVKMLYDDIGSRTLKLRHFKEFREKGGQVEAFFPSKLPLINLRMNNRNHRKIVVIDGTIGYVGGFNVGKEYLGLSKKFGYWRDTHLRIEGEAVNALQLRFILDWNSQSHRHNIGYDPKYFPENHVNVEHNTGVQIASSGPDESWEQIKYGYLKMISMAQKSIYIQTPYFIPDNSFMDALKIAALGGVDVHVMIPNMPDHPFVYWATYKNVASLLEAGARVYHYENGFLHAKTMTIDDEITSVGTTNMDNRSFSLNFEVNAFIYNEDIAKQVRESFEKDLKLSSELTKEAYKNRGLWIKFKEAISQLLSRIL; this is translated from the coding sequence ATGAGCGACTTACTTTTATCATTATTTGCTGATGGCAATGCAGTTGTTAATATTATTTTGATTGGCTTGTTCTTTCTGAATTTAACATTTGTATTCACTATCATCTTTATGGAACGAAGAAGTGCGGAATCAATTTGGGCATGGCTACTCGTATTAGGTCTCTTTCCAATCTTAGGGTTCGTTTTATACTTGCTCTTCGGTCGTCAAATACAACGTAAATCCCTATTTAAATTGGATGAAGAAGATAAAGTTGGCCTAGAACGTCTTGTCAATGAGCAGCTGGAGGAATTGAAAGCAGGTACTTTCGATCCAAACAATCCTCATATGAAGTATTACAGTCATATGATTCAAATGTTGCTATACAATAATGCGGCTTTCTATACAAATGACAATCAGATTAAACTATTCACTGATGGCCATGACAAGTTTGAACGATTAAAGGAAGATATTCGACAGGCGAAAAGTTATATTCATATCCAATATTATATTTTCCGGAAAGATCTACTCGGTCAAGAAATTTTATCTTTACTCGAAGAAAAGCTAGAACAAGGTTTAGAAGTTAAAATGCTTTACGATGACATTGGGTCACGAACTTTGAAACTACGCCACTTTAAAGAATTCCGTGAAAAAGGCGGACAAGTGGAAGCTTTCTTCCCTTCCAAGTTACCTTTAATTAACTTACGAATGAATAACCGTAACCATCGAAAAATCGTCGTGATTGACGGTACAATCGGTTATGTGGGTGGCTTCAATGTTGGGAAAGAATACCTGGGCCTCTCTAAAAAGTTTGGGTATTGGCGTGATACGCATTTACGTATAGAAGGTGAAGCTGTCAACGCCTTGCAGTTACGCTTTATCTTGGACTGGAACTCCCAATCTCATCGTCATAATATTGGCTATGATCCAAAATACTTTCCTGAAAATCATGTCAATGTGGAACATAATACAGGTGTACAAATCGCATCGAGTGGTCCAGATGAATCATGGGAACAGATTAAGTATGGCTATTTAAAAATGATTTCAATGGCTCAGAAGTCTATTTATATTCAAACACCCTATTTCATTCCAGATAATTCCTTTATGGATGCTTTAAAAATTGCAGCACTCGGTGGTGTCGATGTGCATGTAATGATTCCAAACATGCCTGATCATCCATTCGTTTATTGGGCAACCTATAAAAACGTAGCGAGTCTTTTAGAAGCAGGTGCTCGCGTTTATCATTATGAAAATGGCTTTTTACATGCGAAAACGATGACGATTGATGATGAAATCACAAGTGTAGGTACAACGAATATGGATAATCGTAGTTTTTCTTTAAATTTTGAAGTGAACGCTTTTATTTATAATGAAGATATCGCAAAACAAGTACGAGAAAGTTTTGAAAAAGATTTAAAACTTTCTTCAGAACTGACAAAAGAAGCTTATAAAAATCGAGGTCTTTGGATTAAATTTAAAGAGGCAATTAGTCAACTTTTATCACGGATATTATAA
- a CDS encoding HD domain-containing protein produces MQTHIKAAVKYMKDIHAQDTTGHDIAHVKRVHHLAQTIAKSYPNANHYVIEMAALLHDTVDDKLVDPDLAYQILNTFLDDLNVTTTHQEGIRYIIQHMSFRQTKQVGKLQTIEAQIVQDADRLDALGAIGIARTFQFAGHFKEPMWTGEATKESLSHHAVDLDQLSPSAIKHFYEKLLLLKDLMNTPEAKEIATQRHQFLEQFLVQFFDEWEVSDL; encoded by the coding sequence ATGCAAACACATATTAAAGCAGCAGTGAAATATATGAAAGATATTCATGCACAAGATACAACAGGTCACGATATAGCACATGTCAAACGTGTACATCATCTAGCACAAACAATTGCAAAATCTTATCCCAATGCGAATCATTATGTGATTGAGATGGCGGCTTTATTGCACGACACGGTAGATGATAAACTGGTGGATCCTGACCTAGCCTATCAGATACTCAATACATTTCTAGACGACTTAAACGTCACAACTACACATCAAGAGGGCATCCGCTATATTATTCAGCATATGAGTTTTCGTCAAACAAAACAGGTCGGTAAGCTTCAAACAATCGAAGCACAAATTGTACAAGATGCCGATCGTCTCGATGCACTTGGTGCTATTGGCATTGCACGTACCTTTCAATTCGCCGGCCACTTCAAAGAACCCATGTGGACTGGTGAAGCAACTAAAGAATCACTTAGTCATCATGCAGTTGATCTTGATCAGTTATCCCCTTCTGCTATCAAGCATTTTTATGAAAAATTGTTATTACTAAAAGATTTGATGAATACACCTGAAGCGAAAGAAATCGCTACACAACGCCATCAATTTCTTGAACAGTTTCTCGTACAATTCTTTGATGAATGGGAAGTCTCTGACCTATAA
- the yidC gene encoding membrane protein insertase YidC, with the protein MKNKALLAMLLGVTLFLAGCDYSKPENRDGFFYNTFVQPMDRLIHWLGHQLDNNYGLAIIIIVLVVRIVLLPLMLSNYKNMHMMREKMKVAKPDITAVQEKVKRARTQEEKLAANQEMMDVYKKYGMNPMSSMIGCLPLLIQMPIIMGLYFVLRYPTGGGITKYPDFMWFQLDKPDIWITLIAGILYFLQAYVSLSNMPQEQRQMGYMMMIMSPIMIIWISYTSAAALGLYWSVSAAFLVVQTYFANVIYSKKAKEEVAPLIAKMEAEKNQNSKSGKNTKVVSKKKKKK; encoded by the coding sequence ATGAAGAACAAAGCGTTACTGGCCATGCTTTTAGGTGTCACACTATTCTTAGCTGGTTGTGACTATAGTAAACCTGAAAATCGTGATGGTTTCTTTTACAATACATTTGTACAACCAATGGACCGTTTAATTCATTGGTTGGGTCATCAATTAGATAATAACTACGGTCTTGCGATTATTATTATCGTATTAGTCGTACGTATTGTATTGTTACCATTGATGTTATCAAACTACAAAAACATGCATATGATGCGTGAAAAAATGAAGGTTGCAAAACCTGACATTACTGCAGTACAAGAAAAGGTTAAGCGTGCGCGTACACAAGAAGAAAAACTTGCAGCCAACCAAGAAATGATGGATGTTTACAAGAAATATGGTATGAACCCAATGTCTAGTATGATTGGTTGTTTACCATTACTTATCCAAATGCCGATTATTATGGGATTATACTTCGTCCTTAGATATCCAACAGGTGGCGGTATTACGAAGTACCCTGATTTCATGTGGTTCCAATTAGATAAGCCAGATATTTGGATTACATTAATCGCCGGTATTTTATATTTCTTACAAGCTTATGTATCTTTATCAAACATGCCACAAGAGCAAAGACAAATGGGTTATATGATGATGATCATGTCACCAATCATGATTATCTGGATCTCATACACATCAGCAGCCGCTTTAGGTTTATACTGGTCTGTATCAGCGGCATTCCTTGTTGTTCAAACATACTTTGCGAATGTGATTTATAGTAAAAAAGCAAAAGAAGAAGTAGCACCATTAATTGCAAAAATGGAAGCTGAGAAGAATCAAAACAGCAAGTCAGGTAAAAATACGAAAGTCGTATCTAAAAAGAAGAAAAAGAAATAA